A stretch of the Massilia varians genome encodes the following:
- a CDS encoding copper resistance D family protein: MESDLASAQRAVTAFLNLSLAVLVGASAATLWLRTRTSPWARAMLPRLRTALLAGTGTAILAYVAILWIEAASMAEVPLAEAWPAVRSLITGTHFGLAWMIGAAALVVAGTASAAGARFQAAAATSAVRIGAIGVLLYSRSMVSHAGASGDFTWAVAADWVHLVLISIWVGEVIVAGLITLRVLPDAASGSRADCALYVDALSRSATVALVGIFATGAISTWRVLESPADLFGNPYGTTLLIKVGLVLCAAALGGFNRFAVMPALLRSLQQQGQEARAAGGLFARVLQVEAIVLVAVLIAAAFLTSTSPPMAS; this comes from the coding sequence TTGGAGTCGGATCTCGCGTCCGCGCAGCGCGCCGTCACCGCTTTTTTGAACCTGTCGCTGGCCGTACTGGTCGGGGCCAGCGCCGCAACGCTCTGGTTGCGCACCAGGACCTCCCCGTGGGCGCGCGCCATGCTGCCGCGCCTGCGGACGGCCCTGCTGGCGGGAACTGGCACGGCGATACTGGCCTATGTCGCCATTCTCTGGATCGAGGCGGCGTCGATGGCCGAAGTCCCGCTTGCCGAAGCATGGCCCGCAGTGCGGTCACTCATCACCGGGACACACTTCGGGCTCGCGTGGATGATCGGCGCTGCCGCGCTTGTCGTGGCGGGGACGGCCTCCGCCGCTGGCGCGCGCTTCCAGGCAGCCGCAGCGACATCCGCAGTCCGTATCGGGGCGATCGGCGTGCTGCTCTACAGCCGCAGCATGGTAAGCCACGCCGGCGCTTCCGGCGACTTCACCTGGGCCGTCGCAGCCGATTGGGTCCACCTGGTGTTGATCAGTATCTGGGTGGGAGAAGTGATCGTGGCGGGCTTGATCACCTTGCGAGTCCTGCCTGACGCCGCATCAGGGAGCCGGGCCGACTGCGCACTCTATGTCGACGCCCTCTCGCGCAGCGCGACCGTCGCCCTGGTCGGCATTTTCGCGACCGGTGCGATCAGCACCTGGCGCGTGCTGGAAAGCCCTGCGGACCTGTTCGGCAATCCTTACGGAACGACCTTGCTCATCAAGGTCGGGCTGGTATTGTGCGCGGCGGCGCTTGGTGGGTTCAACCGCTTCGCTGTCATGCCTGCCTTGCTGCGCTCCCTGCAACAGCAAGGGCAAGAGGCGCGCGCTGCCGGCGGCCTGTTTGCACGCGTGCTGCAGGTTGAGGCAATCGTCCTTGTCGCGGTGCTCATCGCAGCAGCCTTCCTGACCTCAACTTCGCCACCTATGGCGTCCTAA
- the copC gene encoding copper homeostasis periplasmic binding protein CopC has product MNIKNLVLAAAAAVATIAAPAALAHAKLLASSPQANSVVSTAPAEVRLQFNEPLELPFSKVKLVDEKGAVVEPSKIAADPADAKALIATTPGLHAGAYRVQWTTVTRDGHKVKGEFSFQVK; this is encoded by the coding sequence ATGAACATCAAGAACCTCGTTCTTGCCGCAGCCGCAGCCGTGGCGACGATCGCAGCTCCAGCTGCCCTCGCCCACGCAAAACTGTTGGCCTCATCCCCCCAGGCCAACAGCGTCGTGAGCACCGCACCGGCCGAGGTGCGCCTGCAGTTCAATGAGCCCCTGGAACTGCCCTTCAGCAAGGTCAAACTGGTCGACGAGAAAGGGGCGGTCGTGGAGCCGTCGAAGATCGCTGCCGACCCTGCCGACGCGAAGGCGCTGATCGCCACCACGCCGGGGCTGCACGCGGGGGCCTACCGCGTGCAATGGACCACAGTCACCCGCGATGGACACAAGGTCAAGGGCGAATTCTCGTTCCAGGTGAAGTAA
- a CDS encoding copper-binding protein: MNAFSKLTLAIVMSAASSVAFAQDSHAGHGAAHAGHEAPASAELTDGEVKKIDKEAGKITLRHGEIKNLNMGAMTMVLRVKDASMLDQVKVGDNVKFAADRVNGAVTIVQMQKAQ, from the coding sequence ATGAACGCATTCTCGAAACTGACCCTGGCTATCGTCATGAGCGCCGCAAGCTCTGTCGCATTCGCGCAGGACTCCCACGCAGGCCATGGCGCGGCGCATGCGGGCCACGAAGCGCCGGCATCGGCGGAGCTGACGGATGGCGAAGTGAAGAAGATCGACAAAGAGGCCGGCAAGATCACCTTGCGCCACGGCGAAATCAAGAACCTCAACATGGGCGCGATGACCATGGTCCTGCGCGTGAAGGACGCGAGTATGCTCGACCAGGTCAAGGTGGGCGACAACGTCAAGTTCGCAGCCGACCGGGTGAACGGCGCGGTGACCATCGTACAGATGCAGAAAGCGCAGTAA